The following proteins come from a genomic window of Nitrospirota bacterium:
- the argB gene encoding acetylglutamate kinase has translation MKGGELEKAKILVEALPYIQKFYGKTFVIKYGGSAMVDKSLKESFALDVILLNYIGIHPIIVHGGGPQISEIMLRMGKQPEFIYGQRITDKETMDIVEMVLGGKVNKEIVSLINHHGGKAVGLTGKDGGLIKAQKKIITQPMSPKKIERFLGVPPFEETGEPEIIDIGLIGEVVEINTDILSALEEKRFIPVIAPVGVGGDGVTYNINADLVAGSVAAALRAEKLVLLTDVSGIMDKDQRLISTLERKSVENFSAEGIISGGMLPKVQACLTAIDGGVSKTHIIDGRIPHALLLEIFTTEGIGTEITQ, from the coding sequence GTGAAGGGTGGAGAATTAGAAAAGGCAAAAATACTGGTTGAGGCACTGCCATACATCCAGAAATTCTACGGTAAGACATTTGTTATAAAGTATGGCGGAAGTGCGATGGTGGATAAATCTCTCAAGGAGTCATTCGCCCTCGATGTTATACTGTTAAATTATATCGGCATACACCCCATAATAGTCCATGGAGGTGGCCCCCAGATAAGTGAAATCATGCTAAGAATGGGCAAACAGCCTGAGTTTATTTATGGTCAGAGGATTACAGATAAAGAGACAATGGACATCGTAGAGATGGTTCTTGGAGGAAAGGTAAATAAGGAAATTGTATCGCTTATAAATCATCATGGGGGTAAGGCAGTAGGACTTACAGGTAAGGATGGTGGATTAATAAAGGCGCAGAAGAAAATTATAACCCAGCCCATGAGCCCCAAAAAAATCGAAAGATTTTTGGGGGTCCCCCCATTTGAGGAAACAGGAGAACCAGAGATAATAGATATAGGCTTAATTGGAGAGGTAGTAGAAATAAATACCGATATACTAAGTGCTCTTGAGGAGAAACGCTTTATACCTGTCATTGCACCAGTTGGTGTGGGTGGAGATGGGGTCACTTATAACATAAATGCAGACCTTGTGGCAGGTTCAGTTGCAGCAGCACTCAGGGCAGAAAAACTTGTGCTACTTACCGATGTAAGTGGCATAATGGATAAAGATCAGAGGCTTATCTCTACACTCGAAAGGAAGTCCGTAGAGAATTTTAGTGCAGAAGGTATAATCTCTGGTGGAATGCTCCCGAAGGTTCAGGCGTGCCTCACTGCCATTGATGGAGGCGTTTCAAAAACCCATATCATAGACGGAAGGATTCCCCACGCCCTCCTCCTTGAGATATTTACAACAGAGGGAATCGGGACTGAGATTACACAATAA